A single genomic interval of Microbacterium sp. LWO14-1.2 harbors:
- a CDS encoding protein kinase, translating into MSRRPSPPPQLPGFTYVEPLGTGGFADVFLYEQQMPRRRVAVKVLLADRLSSNAAQEFADEANVMAMLSTHPAIVTIYQAGVAGDGRPYLVMEYCPRPNLQVRTRKEQFSVAEALRVGVQVAGAVETAHRAGVLHRDIKPANILVTEYNRPALTDFGIASTTGATSEASGMSVPWSPPESFAEPPRSGPRTDVWALGATLYTLLAGRSPFERAGQRNSSADLIERIERAALPPLGRPDSPESLQRVLERAMAKNPDDRFPSAVAFARALQKVQIELSHSVTPIDIVDDHPPAEELDDDGDGLTRVREIVSIDPEVAAFTRPSATTQRKGPAVPVPDVPRFDSPPPASVEQTQIRVPSAPASAPDPGADDDRTIARGPKVVAPDAAASVPQPAPTFAPGVPVPAEQAERPRSRRGLWIALSAVAAVVVVGGIVLLNLLVAGVETTPEATDTPSPQDVLSDVVPKVGDLEGVRTGDQVSFTWTNADPLEGDSYIWNVVKVSGEVDPQQTDQTSAQFAAEPGAVCIDVMLRRDDGRASEPVRGCVE; encoded by the coding sequence GTGAGTCGTCGACCTTCACCGCCTCCGCAGCTGCCGGGGTTCACCTACGTCGAGCCCCTCGGGACCGGCGGCTTCGCCGACGTGTTCCTGTACGAGCAGCAGATGCCGCGGCGTCGCGTCGCGGTGAAGGTCCTTCTCGCCGATCGGCTGTCGAGCAACGCCGCGCAGGAGTTCGCCGATGAGGCGAACGTCATGGCCATGCTCTCGACCCATCCCGCGATCGTCACGATCTACCAGGCGGGGGTCGCGGGCGACGGGCGTCCGTACCTCGTCATGGAGTACTGCCCGCGGCCGAACCTGCAGGTGCGCACGCGCAAGGAGCAGTTCTCGGTCGCGGAGGCGCTGCGCGTCGGCGTCCAGGTCGCGGGAGCCGTCGAGACGGCCCACCGCGCGGGGGTCCTGCACCGCGACATCAAGCCGGCGAACATCCTCGTCACCGAGTACAACCGCCCGGCCCTGACCGACTTCGGCATCGCATCGACCACGGGCGCCACGAGCGAGGCATCCGGGATGTCCGTCCCGTGGTCGCCTCCGGAGTCCTTCGCGGAGCCGCCGCGCAGCGGCCCGCGCACCGACGTATGGGCTCTCGGCGCGACGCTGTACACGCTGTTGGCCGGGCGTTCGCCGTTCGAGCGCGCCGGTCAGCGCAACTCCAGTGCGGATCTCATCGAGCGCATCGAGCGGGCCGCGCTTCCGCCCCTCGGTCGCCCGGATTCGCCGGAGAGCCTGCAGCGGGTGCTCGAGCGGGCCATGGCGAAGAACCCCGACGACCGCTTCCCGAGCGCGGTCGCCTTCGCGCGGGCGCTGCAGAAGGTGCAGATCGAGCTGTCGCACTCGGTCACGCCGATCGACATCGTCGACGACCACCCGCCGGCGGAGGAGCTCGACGACGACGGCGACGGCCTGACCAGGGTCCGCGAGATCGTCAGCATCGATCCGGAGGTCGCGGCTTTCACGCGCCCCTCGGCGACGACCCAGCGCAAGGGACCAGCCGTGCCGGTGCCCGATGTGCCGCGCTTCGACTCGCCTCCGCCCGCGTCGGTCGAGCAGACCCAGATCCGCGTTCCGTCCGCGCCCGCCTCCGCTCCGGATCCGGGAGCCGACGACGACCGCACGATCGCTCGCGGTCCGAAGGTCGTGGCGCCGGATGCCGCGGCATCCGTCCCGCAGCCCGCGCCGACGTTCGCCCCGGGCGTGCCGGTCCCCGCCGAGCAGGCGGAACGCCCGCGGAGCCGGCGAGGTCTCTGGATCGCGCTCTCCGCCGTGGCCGCCGTCGTGGTCGTCGGGGGCATCGTGCTCCTGAACCTCCTGGTCGCCGGTGTCGAGACGACCCCCGAGGCGACGGACACGCCGAGCCCGCAGGACGTCCTGTCGGACGTCGTCCCGAAGGTCGGCGACCTCGAGGGCGTCAGGACGGGCGATCAGGTCTCGTTCACGTGGACCAACGCGGATCCTCTCGAGGGCGACTCCTACATCTGGAACGTCGTCAAGGTGTCGGGGGAAGTGGATCCGCAGCAGACCGATCAGACGAGCGCGCAGTTCGCCGCCGAGCCCGGGGCCGTCTGCATCGACGTGATGCTGCGTCGCGACGACGGCCGTGCCTCGGAACCGGTGCGAGGGTGCGTGGAATGA
- a CDS encoding type VII secretion target → MGLRDAFGDVVDAVNPIDEIVDFGQNVMDGDLLGAAGNVLDAATPLDEMVSAGFHLAGGGGGGVSSSGGIRPAAPAPLNDVPGESILPDPSPQPSPSTFGPEGEVNVETEYLRKDASAFDAAAGSYGDITSAAQGLTIDAAAFSFIGGQASSAYNTFQATMVALLGTAPDALTGFADSLRLTADAYDTTDVESAQNQNQDVDTDYTAPDGGGSGGGSGGGSGGGSSGGGGSVGGGAGGGGTPSVDDPRVDGSLDGETGDDEARAEADAKADRLDARADALDRQADQADQHADKAQEQVEALDKQIDELEEQASALDRSATDTERRATELDLKATQQEAAGDDAGALQTRTESAALRADASAQRAEAAEIRERIEQLKESRDAAAEEMADAREDAAELRDKAAELRDKAADLHHEAAGLDHGDRGGVAEVGGEANVDGDIDGGIDGTDATDGAGDTGVVPEDQAENPADVPAEATDGGAGETPGADADGGVDAGPDAGPDADAGVDVDGTDPTATDEGAGSVDPQPDDLLGTPVTAQPATAAWQSRLNS, encoded by the coding sequence ATGGGACTGAGAGATGCGTTCGGCGATGTCGTCGACGCGGTGAACCCGATCGACGAGATCGTCGACTTCGGTCAGAACGTCATGGACGGCGACCTTCTCGGCGCCGCCGGCAACGTGCTCGATGCCGCGACGCCGCTCGACGAGATGGTGAGCGCGGGATTCCACCTGGCCGGTGGCGGCGGAGGAGGCGTGAGCAGCTCGGGCGGCATCCGTCCGGCGGCCCCCGCGCCGCTGAACGACGTGCCGGGGGAGTCGATCCTGCCCGACCCGTCGCCGCAGCCCTCACCCTCGACCTTCGGGCCCGAGGGAGAGGTGAACGTCGAGACCGAGTACCTCCGCAAGGATGCCTCCGCCTTCGACGCGGCTGCGGGGTCGTACGGAGACATCACCTCGGCGGCCCAGGGACTGACGATCGACGCGGCTGCGTTCTCCTTCATCGGAGGACAGGCCTCGAGCGCGTACAACACGTTCCAGGCGACCATGGTGGCGCTCCTCGGCACCGCCCCCGACGCCCTCACGGGCTTCGCGGATTCGCTCCGCCTGACCGCCGACGCGTACGACACGACCGACGTCGAGTCGGCGCAGAACCAGAACCAGGACGTGGACACCGACTACACCGCGCCCGACGGCGGCGGCAGCGGTGGCGGGAGCGGCGGGGGCAGCGGCGGCGGGTCGTCCGGCGGCGGTGGATCCGTCGGCGGCGGAGCAGGCGGCGGGGGCACGCCGTCGGTCGACGACCCGCGCGTGGACGGTTCGCTCGACGGCGAGACCGGCGACGACGAAGCCAGGGCCGAGGCCGATGCGAAGGCCGACCGGCTCGATGCGCGGGCCGACGCGCTCGACAGGCAGGCCGACCAGGCCGACCAGCACGCCGACAAGGCGCAGGAGCAGGTCGAAGCGCTCGACAAGCAGATCGACGAGCTCGAGGAGCAGGCGTCCGCACTCGATCGCAGCGCGACCGACACCGAGCGCCGCGCGACCGAGCTCGACCTGAAGGCGACGCAGCAGGAAGCCGCGGGCGACGACGCCGGTGCGCTGCAGACCCGCACCGAGTCGGCTGCGCTGCGCGCGGACGCCTCGGCCCAGCGCGCGGAGGCCGCGGAGATCCGGGAGCGGATCGAGCAGCTGAAGGAGAGCCGCGACGCCGCCGCCGAGGAGATGGCTGACGCCAGGGAGGATGCCGCGGAGCTGCGCGACAAGGCGGCCGAGCTGCGCGACAAGGCAGCCGATCTGCACCACGAGGCTGCCGGTCTCGACCACGGAGACCGCGGCGGTGTCGCGGAGGTCGGCGGCGAGGCGAACGTCGACGGCGACATCGACGGAGGCATCGACGGAACGGATGCCACGGACGGCGCCGGCGACACGGGCGTCGTGCCCGAGGACCAGGCGGAGAACCCGGCCGATGTCCCGGCGGAAGCGACCGACGGCGGAGCCGGCGAGACCCCGGGCGCGGATGCCGACGGAGGCGTCGACGCCGGCCCGGACGCCGGCCCGGATGCCGACGCAGGCGTGGATGTCGACGGCACCGACCCGACCGCGACCGACGAGGGTGCCGGATCGGTCGATCCCCAGCCCGACGACCTCCTCGGCACACCGGTGACCGCCCAGCCGGCGACGGCTGCCTGGCAGTCCCGACTGAACAGCTGA
- a CDS encoding S8 family serine peptidase, whose product MRMRIARTAAALGIAVLLGTAGAAAGAPSASTDPASSPVVDAGQQCTPGDRAFVSSASYLVERLGLEDAWEFSRGQGVTVAVVDSGIDADNVHFADALVPGASTFGDGSAPADDDLFGHGTAVAGIIAARMVDGSGVVGIAPAAKIMPVRAFESAPEDGQSSRDVVGPTAQSVVAGIKWAADNGAQIINVSLSDDQSADLYADAVNYAHARGSLVVASAGNRNTADSDRPDPANFYPGELPGALAVAAVLRDGTWSADSSYAGPHVDIAAPGQSMPSAYISGGDCVFNGDSASSSYATAVVSGAAALVAARYPDETPDQWAFRLTQAAMRVAPAEASDTVGWGEVRPAEALALVDDGTLPGPPSPAFAAPEPTPEEPRTVSVDAGADPLDPAREIVGWGFGAAATISVIVLLLARGRTRRLRA is encoded by the coding sequence ATGCGGATGCGCATCGCGCGCACTGCCGCGGCGCTGGGGATCGCCGTCCTGCTGGGCACGGCGGGTGCCGCGGCGGGCGCTCCTTCGGCCTCGACCGATCCCGCGTCGAGCCCCGTCGTCGACGCCGGTCAGCAGTGCACACCGGGTGACAGGGCCTTCGTGTCGTCGGCGAGCTATCTCGTCGAGCGGCTCGGCCTCGAAGACGCCTGGGAGTTCAGCCGCGGACAGGGCGTGACGGTCGCGGTCGTCGACTCCGGCATCGATGCCGACAACGTGCACTTCGCGGATGCCCTGGTGCCGGGTGCCAGCACGTTCGGAGACGGCTCGGCGCCAGCCGACGACGACCTCTTCGGACACGGCACCGCCGTGGCCGGCATCATCGCCGCGCGCATGGTCGACGGGTCGGGCGTGGTCGGCATCGCCCCCGCCGCGAAGATCATGCCGGTCCGCGCCTTCGAGTCGGCGCCCGAGGACGGGCAGTCGTCGAGAGACGTGGTCGGTCCCACCGCGCAGTCGGTCGTGGCCGGCATCAAGTGGGCCGCCGACAACGGCGCGCAGATCATCAACGTCTCGCTGTCGGACGACCAGTCGGCCGATCTGTACGCGGATGCCGTGAACTACGCGCATGCGCGGGGCTCGCTGGTGGTCGCGAGTGCGGGCAACCGCAACACGGCGGACTCCGACCGCCCCGACCCCGCGAACTTCTACCCGGGCGAGCTGCCGGGTGCGCTCGCCGTCGCGGCGGTGCTCAGGGACGGCACGTGGAGCGCCGATTCGTCGTACGCCGGTCCGCACGTCGACATCGCGGCGCCCGGCCAGTCGATGCCCTCGGCGTACATCTCCGGCGGAGACTGCGTCTTCAACGGCGACTCCGCCTCGTCGAGCTACGCGACCGCCGTCGTCTCGGGCGCTGCCGCGCTCGTGGCCGCACGCTATCCCGACGAGACCCCCGACCAGTGGGCGTTCCGTCTCACGCAGGCGGCGATGCGCGTCGCTCCCGCCGAGGCGTCAGACACGGTGGGATGGGGCGAGGTGCGCCCCGCCGAAGCGCTCGCCCTGGTCGACGACGGGACGCTTCCCGGCCCTCCCTCTCCGGCGTTCGCCGCCCCCGAGCCCACGCCCGAGGAGCCCAGGACGGTCTCGGTCGACGCGGGCGCCGATCCGCTCGACCCCGCGAGGGAGATCGTCGGATGGGGGTTCGGTGCGGCGGCGACGATCTCCGTGATCGTGCTGCTGCTCGCGCGCGGGCGGACGCGACGCCTTCGGGCCTGA
- the eccB gene encoding type VII secretion protein EccB: protein MASKSELLQAQAFNRRRLQRAFVSGAPGGRELPPGKPLRGVVVSVALGVLTVIVSLLIGTFTGSLPKDWRDGAIIVVQGEGSRYVALDGTLYPVKNLASARLLVGSVKITSVPANKLDGISRDPSPVGIDGAPDYLPSPDRQYDDPWLSCVVADAPLEISTRLLGDEVGADDQGALVRDDRERYWFVQGDRRYAVTDDTVAVVASVFLGIDDVESVPTVSGLWLNLVSPGSPLAVDLGGELGEDAGTAGLRIGQVVQTQSDGNVVAEYVVDGEGRLVPATPFARQLFTAYVGVDPVVMTVAEATDLVDVNSEAIPADWPENVPTASTDAATACLQMTPTADGPEVSVATAPQDLEPGTRVTPGAGAAITSRSTGQGATYGFVSEAGVYFPVESADDLALLGYTPEQSVTVPATWTQLLEQGPTLSRSIARTTASGQGDD, encoded by the coding sequence ATGGCATCCAAGTCCGAACTCCTGCAGGCGCAGGCCTTCAACAGACGCCGTCTTCAGCGCGCCTTCGTCAGCGGCGCCCCCGGCGGCCGCGAGCTCCCGCCGGGGAAGCCGCTGCGCGGTGTGGTGGTGAGTGTCGCGCTGGGCGTGCTGACCGTCATCGTGTCGTTGCTGATCGGCACGTTCACCGGGAGCCTGCCGAAGGACTGGCGCGACGGCGCGATCATCGTCGTGCAGGGGGAGGGGTCGCGCTACGTGGCCCTCGACGGCACGCTCTACCCGGTCAAGAACCTCGCGAGCGCCCGCCTGCTGGTCGGCTCGGTGAAGATCACCTCGGTGCCCGCGAACAAGCTCGACGGCATCAGCCGTGATCCCTCTCCGGTCGGCATCGACGGAGCGCCCGACTACCTTCCGTCACCCGACCGTCAGTACGACGACCCCTGGCTGAGCTGCGTGGTCGCCGACGCCCCCCTCGAGATCTCGACACGACTGCTCGGCGACGAGGTCGGGGCCGACGACCAGGGGGCCCTCGTGCGCGACGACCGCGAGCGCTACTGGTTCGTCCAGGGCGATCGGAGGTACGCGGTGACCGACGACACCGTCGCGGTCGTGGCCAGCGTGTTCCTCGGGATCGACGACGTCGAGTCGGTGCCGACCGTCTCCGGCCTGTGGCTGAACCTCGTCTCGCCGGGTTCGCCCCTCGCGGTCGACCTCGGCGGCGAGCTGGGAGAGGATGCCGGCACCGCCGGGCTCCGCATCGGCCAGGTCGTGCAGACGCAGTCCGACGGCAACGTCGTGGCGGAGTACGTCGTGGACGGCGAGGGGAGGCTCGTGCCGGCCACGCCCTTCGCGCGCCAGCTCTTCACGGCGTACGTCGGCGTGGACCCCGTCGTGATGACCGTCGCCGAGGCGACGGACCTGGTCGATGTGAACTCCGAGGCCATTCCCGCCGACTGGCCCGAGAACGTGCCGACCGCGTCCACCGACGCGGCGACCGCGTGCCTGCAGATGACCCCCACCGCCGACGGACCCGAGGTGTCGGTCGCAACGGCGCCGCAGGACCTCGAACCGGGCACGCGCGTGACTCCGGGTGCGGGGGCGGCGATCACCTCGCGGTCGACGGGTCAGGGCGCGACGTACGGGTTCGTCTCCGAGGCGGGGGTCTACTTCCCGGTCGAGTCGGCGGACGACCTCGCGCTGCTCGGCTACACCCCCGAGCAGTCGGTGACCGTGCCGGCCACCTGGACGCAGCTGCTCGAGCAGGGTCCCACCCTCAGTCGGTCCATCGCCCGCACCACCGCATCGGGGCAGGGGGACGACTGA
- a CDS encoding FHA domain-containing protein, translating to MTVSPPAAPLRSRTRTTPPPVPTTIAAPATSGQRAGAYLIDVAIVAAVAVAIWFTTGSLVLVAVAVVELWAIGWVWEGHTGATPGNLVCGIRTVQRDGDLSVGALRLFPRSLAMGLSHVVPVLLPVGFTASGLLDGLAGARVIDVRKSRVIAQNGAPRTLDLTARVTGADSSTTAIADQPGVITQTPLTAAPAAIAAPTPTAAPAPQSDAGTVPAFVLSDGTVIQATGLGFIGRAPRAPESIPDAILIRVPEGSRSLSRTHAAFGLEDGQLWVQDLGSANGASVRHADGTVSELAPHVPGFLVPGDVLVLDTDAELAYRRIVARGGRPTGSASDAPSVSARLGPAQTPAAPATPDAAPQIAHPAPAPTAEPVPPAPEPAAPAAAAPAAAAPAPTPAPPAPVAAAPVIALLFQDGTTVPIHGLGYIGRAPRLPEGERADAVLVAVPDGDRSVSRTHGRFGIVDGQTWFEDLGSGNGSSLRTEDGRTGPMTPHQRFGLTPGTVLQLGECVIRVIAV from the coding sequence GTGACCGTCTCCCCGCCCGCCGCTCCGCTGCGATCGCGGACGCGAACGACTCCCCCGCCCGTGCCGACGACGATCGCCGCCCCCGCGACGTCCGGCCAGCGCGCCGGTGCGTACCTGATCGACGTCGCGATCGTGGCAGCCGTGGCCGTCGCGATCTGGTTCACCACGGGATCGCTCGTCCTCGTGGCGGTCGCCGTGGTCGAGCTGTGGGCCATCGGATGGGTCTGGGAAGGCCACACCGGCGCGACGCCGGGCAACCTCGTCTGCGGCATCCGCACCGTGCAGCGCGACGGCGATCTCAGCGTGGGAGCACTGCGGCTGTTCCCCCGGAGTCTCGCGATGGGTCTGTCGCACGTCGTGCCCGTGCTGCTCCCGGTCGGGTTCACCGCCTCGGGTCTGCTCGACGGCCTCGCCGGCGCGCGGGTGATCGACGTCCGCAAGAGCCGCGTGATCGCGCAGAACGGAGCGCCCCGCACCCTCGATCTGACGGCACGGGTGACCGGCGCCGACTCCTCGACCACCGCCATCGCCGATCAGCCGGGCGTCATCACCCAGACCCCGCTCACGGCGGCGCCGGCCGCGATCGCCGCCCCGACGCCGACCGCGGCGCCCGCACCGCAGAGCGACGCGGGCACCGTCCCGGCCTTCGTCCTCTCGGACGGCACGGTGATCCAGGCGACCGGTCTGGGGTTCATCGGTCGGGCGCCGCGCGCCCCGGAGTCGATCCCCGACGCGATCCTCATCCGCGTCCCGGAGGGCAGCCGTTCGCTGTCCCGCACGCATGCCGCGTTCGGCCTCGAGGACGGTCAGCTGTGGGTGCAGGACCTGGGGTCGGCGAACGGGGCGTCCGTCCGTCACGCCGACGGGACGGTCTCGGAACTCGCTCCGCACGTTCCCGGGTTCCTCGTTCCGGGGGACGTGCTCGTGCTCGACACCGATGCCGAACTGGCCTACCGACGCATCGTCGCCCGGGGCGGCCGGCCGACCGGATCCGCGTCGGACGCACCCTCGGTCTCGGCCAGGCTCGGGCCTGCGCAGACCCCGGCGGCTCCGGCCACACCGGATGCGGCCCCACAGATCGCGCACCCCGCGCCCGCGCCGACAGCCGAGCCGGTACCGCCGGCGCCCGAGCCTGCAGCGCCCGCGGCCGCGGCGCCCGCGGCCGCGGCGCCCGCGCCGACTCCGGCACCTCCTGCCCCCGTGGCAGCAGCACCGGTCATCGCCCTGCTGTTCCAGGACGGGACGACCGTGCCCATCCACGGCCTCGGCTACATCGGACGCGCGCCGCGTCTGCCGGAAGGCGAGCGGGCGGATGCCGTACTCGTCGCCGTTCCGGACGGAGACCGCTCGGTCTCGCGCACGCACGGACGATTCGGCATCGTCGACGGGCAGACCTGGTTCGAGGATCTCGGGTCGGGCAACGGCTCGTCGCTGCGCACCGAGGACGGCCGGACCGGACCGATGACGCCCCACCAGCGATTCGGCCTGACCCCGGGCACCGTGCTGCAGCTCGGCGAATGCGTCATCCGGGTCATCGCCGTGTGA
- the eccD gene encoding type VII secretion integral membrane protein EccD, whose amino-acid sequence MSPQTTAVASSQLIRLSVQWESERIDVGVPGGVPVAEVLPSLTRRLRMLDSHSASSGFRLVHADGSPLDGDRTLAAQGVQDGDFLVLEQGASAALAKRYDDLVEAVADAVETNAPKWSTQSSVTTATVVAAVLLLLALVPAVWAWVGGGTIVTAAGTGAAAVVLLICALVMARTGAPSQATMALALVSSVYAGVAGYTLLPGGPGWGVPLVIGGAAALAFGVVSLLALKSLREYGLIPIAVGGALLAIGAIVAWVDAPVAGTLAAAMAVAGIAGLGAPWVALASVPLRVVSAREESEVYDAPSHISPEEVAKLYSRAHRYQVSLRISLCLIVLVATVPVVASGFWGLLLCAVTFLGMFLGTRQVYSRYDIVAVAAGVLSGVALSVVTAILTHPDWIGGLVIGLAVAAVCIIVVVLLNPRTRLGLTRFADFAEWATIALLLPLAIIAGGWF is encoded by the coding sequence ATGTCGCCTCAGACGACAGCCGTCGCATCATCGCAACTGATACGCCTCTCGGTGCAGTGGGAGTCGGAGCGGATCGATGTCGGCGTGCCGGGCGGCGTGCCGGTCGCCGAGGTCCTCCCGTCGCTCACGCGTCGGCTGCGGATGCTCGACAGCCACTCCGCGTCCTCCGGCTTCCGTCTCGTCCACGCCGACGGCTCACCGCTCGACGGCGACCGCACCCTCGCCGCCCAGGGGGTGCAGGACGGCGACTTCCTCGTGCTGGAGCAGGGAGCCTCCGCGGCGCTCGCCAAGCGCTACGACGACCTGGTCGAGGCCGTCGCCGACGCGGTCGAGACGAACGCGCCGAAGTGGTCGACGCAGAGCTCCGTCACGACGGCGACGGTCGTGGCGGCCGTCCTCCTGCTCCTCGCGCTCGTCCCGGCGGTGTGGGCCTGGGTCGGCGGCGGGACGATCGTCACCGCAGCCGGCACCGGCGCGGCCGCGGTGGTGCTCCTCATCTGCGCCCTGGTGATGGCGCGAACGGGCGCGCCGTCGCAGGCGACCATGGCTCTCGCGCTGGTGTCGTCCGTGTACGCGGGTGTCGCCGGCTACACGCTCCTCCCCGGCGGTCCGGGGTGGGGAGTCCCCCTCGTCATAGGCGGCGCCGCGGCGCTGGCGTTCGGCGTGGTCTCCCTCCTCGCCCTGAAGTCGCTGCGCGAGTACGGTCTCATCCCGATCGCGGTCGGCGGAGCCCTCCTGGCGATCGGCGCGATCGTCGCCTGGGTCGACGCACCCGTCGCGGGAACCCTCGCGGCCGCCATGGCGGTCGCCGGCATCGCCGGACTCGGCGCCCCCTGGGTCGCTCTCGCATCCGTGCCGCTTCGCGTGGTCTCCGCTCGCGAGGAGTCCGAGGTCTACGACGCCCCCTCGCACATCTCCCCGGAGGAGGTCGCGAAGCTGTACAGCCGGGCCCACCGGTACCAGGTGTCGCTGCGGATCTCGCTGTGCCTGATCGTGCTCGTCGCGACGGTGCCGGTCGTGGCATCCGGGTTCTGGGGTCTGCTGCTGTGCGCCGTGACCTTCCTCGGCATGTTCCTCGGAACGCGGCAGGTCTACTCCCGCTACGACATCGTGGCGGTGGCCGCCGGCGTCCTCTCCGGAGTCGCCCTGAGCGTCGTCACCGCCATCCTCACCCACCCCGACTGGATCGGCGGGCTGGTGATCGGCCTCGCCGTCGCCGCCGTCTGCATCATCGTCGTGGTGCTGCTGAACCCGCGCACACGCCTGGGACTCACTCGCTTCGCCGACTTCGCCGAGTGGGCGACGATCGCGCTGCTGCTGCCGCTGGCCATCATCGCGGGCGGCTGGTTCTGA
- a CDS encoding DUF2510 domain-containing protein, whose product MSMPAGWYDDGSGRQRWWDGARWTDDYAPVHDAGSPQPGASAQAQAPSAPPAAARRSPILGFVGLGLAVLGTILACIPVVFGIGVVLLLAGFVVSLIGLFTKGAAKWPSIVGMILSVVGGVIGVVVLVVTLLANAPAPIDTAPATSVPSPSAEPSDPSTDASDSRPSPEEIAEEFAATIRAGGVTTYDDMPEFYPCVGQFLYDSDLSDEALRLIIVGDDPPESERAAAEKAITDAVLTCDPQP is encoded by the coding sequence ATGAGCATGCCGGCTGGGTGGTACGACGACGGTTCAGGGCGACAGCGCTGGTGGGACGGTGCACGGTGGACCGACGACTACGCGCCCGTTCACGACGCAGGCTCCCCGCAGCCCGGTGCGAGCGCGCAGGCGCAGGCTCCCTCCGCTCCGCCCGCAGCAGCCCGCCGGTCGCCGATCCTCGGGTTCGTCGGACTGGGTCTGGCCGTGCTCGGCACGATCCTGGCCTGCATCCCTGTCGTGTTCGGGATCGGCGTGGTCCTTCTGCTCGCGGGCTTCGTGGTGTCGCTGATCGGTCTGTTCACGAAGGGTGCGGCGAAGTGGCCGTCGATCGTGGGCATGATCCTGTCCGTCGTGGGTGGCGTGATCGGAGTCGTCGTCCTCGTCGTGACCCTGCTGGCGAACGCGCCGGCGCCGATCGATACGGCTCCGGCCACGAGCGTCCCGTCGCCCTCCGCCGAGCCTTCGGATCCGTCCACCGACGCGAGCGACAGCCGCCCGTCACCGGAGGAGATAGCCGAGGAGTTCGCCGCGACGATCAGGGCCGGCGGCGTCACGACATACGACGACATGCCCGAGTTCTATCCCTGTGTGGGGCAGTTCCTGTACGACTCCGACCTGTCGGATGAGGCGCTGCGGCTCATCATCGTCGGCGATGACCCGCCCGAGTCCGAACGCGCGGCCGCGGAGAAGGCGATCACCGATGCGGTGCTCACGTGCGACCCTCAGCCGTAG